The Hyphomonas sediminis genome contains the following window.
GCTCGTAGAACAAGTGTCAAACATATCAGCTAACATATCAGCGTTGCGGCGGCATCCATAGATTTGCAGGGTGCGCGTTGTCCTGAAACTGACCGGAGAATGATTGATGGCGGAAAAGCGCCCAAAAAGCCCACTGAACTCAGGTATCAGCCGCCGTGAGGCGTTGTTGGGACTGGGCAGTGGTTTCACCCTGCTGGGCGGATGCAGGACAACCCGGCAGGCGCCGACGGTCGATGCGGAGTTCACTTCGGGTGTGGCGAGTGGCGACCCGACGAGCAATTCTGTAGTGATCTGGACGCGGGCCTATGCGCCTGAAGTTGGATCAGTTCCCGTTGCCTTCGAGGTGGCCGAAGATGCCGGTTTCGAGAAGATCGTCCGCAGGGGCACTGCGCTGACGAGCGCGGCGCGGGACTATACCGTGAAGGTGGATGTCGAATCGCTGAAACCGGGGCAGCAGTATCATTACCGCTTCAAGGCGGGCGCGAATGTTTCCCCCAGTGGCAAGACGCGGACGCTGAAGGACGTTTCGGGACATCAGGTGCGCCTGGCGGTTGCCTCCTGCGCCAACTTCGCCTCAGGATTTTACAACGCCTATCGGACCATAGCCGAGACGCCCGACCTCGATGCGGTGGTCCATCTTGGGGACTATATCTACGAGTATGGCCCGGACGGATATGACGGAGCGACGGGCCGGCGCATCGGGCGGATACCAGAGCCGGCGCATGACACGGTGACGCTGGAGGATTACCGCGCACGTTTTGCCTGCTATCGCCGTGACCCGGACCTGCAGGCAGCCCATGCGGCGGCGCCTTTCATCACTATCTGGGACGATCACGAGACGGCCAATAACAGCTGGTCTGGCGGCGCGGGCAACCACAAGGAAGACACTCAGGGGAGCTGGGAGGCGCGTTGTGACGCGGCGCTGCAGGCTTATTTCGAGTGGCTGCCGATGCGCGACCCCAAGCCGGGGCAGGCGGCCAAGACGCTGACGCGGACGTACGAGTTCGGCGACATTGCCTCACTGATCCTGATCGAATCCCGCCTGACCGGGCGCGGCGAGCCGCTGAGCTATTCCGGGATGACCGATCCGGAAGCCTTCGAGAAAGGGCCGCTGGCCGACCCGGCGCGCACGCTGTTGGGCGCGCCGCAGGAGGCCTGGCTGGACGGAGAGCTGAAACGCTCCACCGCCGCGGGAATCGCCTGGCAGGTGCTGGGCAACCAGACCGTGATGGCGCCGATGCGCACACCCGACTACATGGCCATCCTGCCGGAGGACATCCTTGGGCCAGTGCGAGAGAAGGGCGGATATGGCCTGCGCTGGATCGAACGGTCCAGCCTCGGCCTGCCGGTGAA
Protein-coding sequences here:
- a CDS encoding alkaline phosphatase D family protein; this translates as MAEKRPKSPLNSGISRREALLGLGSGFTLLGGCRTTRQAPTVDAEFTSGVASGDPTSNSVVIWTRAYAPEVGSVPVAFEVAEDAGFEKIVRRGTALTSAARDYTVKVDVESLKPGQQYHYRFKAGANVSPSGKTRTLKDVSGHQVRLAVASCANFASGFYNAYRTIAETPDLDAVVHLGDYIYEYGPDGYDGATGRRIGRIPEPAHDTVTLEDYRARFACYRRDPDLQAAHAAAPFITIWDDHETANNSWSGGAGNHKEDTQGSWEARCDAALQAYFEWLPMRDPKPGQAAKTLTRTYEFGDIASLILIESRLTGRGEPLSYSGMTDPEAFEKGPLADPARTLLGAPQEAWLDGELKRSTAAGIAWQVLGNQTVMAPMRTPDYMAILPEDILGPVREKGGYGLRWIERSSLGLPVNLDSWDGYPAARERLLNSAVEAEANLVVLSGDSHMFWASDLYRESDRRLAGMEFATGSITSPGGYENLTSDPRIFDIAAEAIPQKNEGVRFANVKDKGFILLTLTRQTVEADYVGMSTVHSKDFEARTFMTARAERDEHGHAGGISISPR